Proteins from one Bos taurus isolate L1 Dominette 01449 registration number 42190680 breed Hereford chromosome 7, ARS-UCD2.0, whole genome shotgun sequence genomic window:
- the MIER2 gene encoding mesoderm induction early response protein 2 (The RefSeq protein has 1 substitution compared to this genomic sequence): MAEASSLERQSPGAASCLPHSLCPGEPNLQTTAVVSMGSADHQFHLAEILSQNYGVREEHEGAAPGPEKPEEELEKDFVSQSSDMPLDELLALYGYETSDPISERESEGSDTAAHLPDMTLDKDQIAKDLLSGEEEEETQSSADDLTPSVTSHEASDLFPSQSGSCFLADADKEPGSSSSSDAEEDPLPANKCKKEIMVGPQFQADLSNLHSNRHGEKIYENEDQLLWDPNILPEREVEEFLYRAVKRRWHEMAGSQLPEGEAVKDSEQALYELVKCNFNAEEALRRLRFNVKVIRDGLCAWSEEERRNFEHGFRVHGKNFHLIQANKVRTRSVGECVEYYYLWKKSERYDYFSQQTRLGRRKYGPSGNTDADQDLEGSDPDGPGRPRSSPPLPLPAAAHGPGPEHDRLAQMHTEPLSMGSSMSRSLGEPGEALDVPPSSEPGPRLFPPLDEPSALPSSRRPPALAEPAFFPPATAAPEPGASPRLAVDLTLPEELPLVSSHEDTDGEPEETVGPPQVALSVAEFGLIGIGDVNPFLASHPACPASGLHSEPLSHCNVMTC; encoded by the exons ATGGCGGAG GCCTCCTCACTGGAGAGGCAGAGCCCTGGTGCGGCCTCCTGCCTGCCTCACAGTCTGTGCCCTGGAGAGCCCAACTTGCAGACCACAGCAG TGGTGTCCATGGGCTCTGCGGACCATCAGTTCCACTTGGCGGAGATCCTGTCGCAGAACTACGGTGTCCGGGAGGAGCACGAGGGTGCAGCGCCGGGCCCAGAGAAGCcggaggaggagctggagaaggaCTTCGTCTCCCAG AGCAGCGACATGCCCCTTGACGAGCTATTGGCCTTGTACGGCTATGAGACCTCGGACCCCATCTCGGAACGGGAGAGCGAGGGCAGCGATACCGCAGCCCACCTGCCCGACATGACCCTAGACAAG GACCAAATAGCGAAGGATTTGCTTTcaggggaagaagaggaagaaacacagTCCTCGGCCGATGATCTCACCCCATCTGTGACCTCTCACGAGGCCTCCGACCTTTTCCCTAGTCAGAGTGGAT CCTGCTTCCTGGCTGATGCAGACAAGGAGCCTGGCTCATCCAGCTCATCAGATGCTGAGGAGGACCCGCTTCCTGCCAACAAGTGTAAGAAG GAAATCATGGTTGGGCCTCAGTTCCAAGCTGACCTCAGCAACCTGCACTCGAACCGGCATGGTGAGAAGA TCTACGAGAACGAAGACCAGCTGCTCTGGGACCCCAACATCCTTCCCGAGAGGGAAGTGGAGGAGTTCCTGTACCGGGCAGTGAAGCGGAGGTGGCACGAGATGGCCGGGTCTCAGCTTCCGGAGGGAGAGGCCGTGAAGGACAGTGAGCAG GCCCTGTACGAGCTGGTGAAGTGCAATTTCAATGCGGAGGAGGCCCTGCGGAGGCTGCGGTTCAACGTGAAGGTGATCCGAG ACGGGTTGTGCGCCTGGAGTGAGGAGGAGCGCCGCAACTTCGAGCATGGCTTCCGCGTGCATGGCAAGAACTTCCACCTGATCCAGGCCAACAAG GTGCGCACGCGGTCAGTGGGTGAGTGCGTGGAGTACTATTACCTGTGGAAGAAGTCCGAGCGCTACGACTACTTCTCTCAGCAGACACGGCTAGGCCGCCGGAAGTACGGCCCGTCAGGAAACAC GGATGCCGACCAGGACCTGGAGGGCAGTGACCCTGACGGCCCTGGCCGCCCCCGCTCATCGCCACCCCTGCCCTTGCCTGCCGCTGCCCATGGCCCAGGCCCTGAGCATGACCGCTTGGCCCAGATGCACACGG AGCCCCTGAGCATGGGCAGCAGCATGTCCCGGAGTCTTGGCGAGCCTGGGGAGGCCCTTGACGTACCCCCATCCTCGGAGCCAGGGCCTCGTTCGTTCCCGCCACTGGATGAGCCCTCAGCGCTGCCGTCGTCTCGGCGGCCCCCAGCCCTCGCTGAGCCGGCCTTCTTCCCGCCTGCCACGGCTGCTCCAGAGCCCGGTGCCAGCCCAAGGCTGGCTGTGGACTTGACCCTGCCTGAGGAGCTGCCGCTCGTCTCCAGCCACGAGGACACAGATGGAGAGCCTGAGGAGACCGTGGGCCCTCCGCAAGTGGCCTTGTCGGTGGCCGAGTTTGGACTCATCGGCATCGGGGACGTGAACCCCTTCCTGGCCTCCCACCCTGCATGCCCGGCCTCTGGGCTGCACTCGGAGCCCCTGTCACA CTGTAATGTGATGACCTGTTGA
- the MIER2 gene encoding mesoderm induction early response protein 2 isoform X1, with amino-acid sequence MAEASSLERQSPGAASCLPHSLCPGEPNLQTTAVVSMGSADHQFHLAEILSQNYGVREEHEGAAPGPEKPEEELEKDFVSQSSDMPLDELLALYGYETSDPISERESEGSDTAAHLPDMTLDKDQIAKDLLSGEEEEETQSSADDLTPSVTSHEASDLFPSQSGSCFLADADKEPGSSSSSDAEEDPLPANKCKKEIMVGPQFQADLSNLHSNRHGEKIYENEDQLLWDPNILPEREVEEFLYRAVKRRWHEMAGSQLPEGEAVKDSEQALYELVKCNFNAEEALRRLRFNVKVIRDGLCAWSEEERRNFEHGFRVHGKNFHLIQANKVRTRSVGECVEYYYLWKKSERYDYFSQQTRLGRRKYGPSGNTDADQDLEGSDPDGPGRPRSSPPLPLPAAAHGPGPEHDRLAQMHTEPLSMGSSMSRSLGEPGEALDVPPSSEPGPRSFPPLDEPSALPSSRRPPALAEPAFFPPATAAPEPGASPRLAVDLTLPEELPLVSSHEDTDGEPEETVGPPQVALSVAEFGLIGIGDVNPFLASHPACPASGLHSEPLSQ; translated from the exons ATGGCGGAG GCCTCCTCACTGGAGAGGCAGAGCCCTGGTGCGGCCTCCTGCCTGCCTCACAGTCTGTGCCCTGGAGAGCCCAACTTGCAGACCACAGCAG TGGTGTCCATGGGCTCTGCGGACCATCAGTTCCACTTGGCGGAGATCCTGTCGCAGAACTACGGTGTCCGGGAGGAGCACGAGGGTGCAGCGCCGGGCCCAGAGAAGCcggaggaggagctggagaaggaCTTCGTCTCCCAG AGCAGCGACATGCCCCTTGACGAGCTATTGGCCTTGTACGGCTATGAGACCTCGGACCCCATCTCGGAACGGGAGAGCGAGGGCAGCGATACCGCAGCCCACCTGCCCGACATGACCCTAGACAAG GACCAAATAGCGAAGGATTTGCTTTcaggggaagaagaggaagaaacacagTCCTCGGCCGATGATCTCACCCCATCTGTGACCTCTCACGAGGCCTCCGACCTTTTCCCTAGTCAGAGTGGAT CCTGCTTCCTGGCTGATGCAGACAAGGAGCCTGGCTCATCCAGCTCATCAGATGCTGAGGAGGACCCGCTTCCTGCCAACAAGTGTAAGAAG GAAATCATGGTTGGGCCTCAGTTCCAAGCTGACCTCAGCAACCTGCACTCGAACCGGCATGGTGAGAAGA TCTACGAGAACGAAGACCAGCTGCTCTGGGACCCCAACATCCTTCCCGAGAGGGAAGTGGAGGAGTTCCTGTACCGGGCAGTGAAGCGGAGGTGGCACGAGATGGCCGGGTCTCAGCTTCCGGAGGGAGAGGCCGTGAAGGACAGTGAGCAG GCCCTGTACGAGCTGGTGAAGTGCAATTTCAATGCGGAGGAGGCCCTGCGGAGGCTGCGGTTCAACGTGAAGGTGATCCGAG ACGGGTTGTGCGCCTGGAGTGAGGAGGAGCGCCGCAACTTCGAGCATGGCTTCCGCGTGCATGGCAAGAACTTCCACCTGATCCAGGCCAACAAG GTGCGCACGCGGTCAGTGGGTGAGTGCGTGGAGTACTATTACCTGTGGAAGAAGTCCGAGCGCTACGACTACTTCTCTCAGCAGACACGGCTAGGCCGCCGGAAGTACGGCCCGTCAGGAAACAC GGATGCCGACCAGGACCTGGAGGGCAGTGACCCTGACGGCCCTGGCCGCCCCCGCTCATCGCCACCCCTGCCCTTGCCTGCCGCTGCCCATGGCCCAGGCCCTGAGCATGACCGCTTGGCCCAGATGCACACGG AGCCCCTGAGCATGGGCAGCAGCATGTCCCGGAGTCTTGGCGAGCCTGGGGAGGCCCTTGACGTACCCCCATCCTCGGAGCCAGGGCCTCGTTCGTTCCCGCCACTGGATGAGCCCTCAGCGCTGCCGTCGTCTCGGCGGCCCCCAGCCCTCGCTGAGCCGGCCTTCTTCCCGCCTGCCACGGCTGCTCCAGAGCCCGGTGCCAGCCCAAGGCTGGCTGTGGACTTGACCCTGCCTGAGGAGCTGCCGCTCGTCTCCAGCCACGAGGACACAGATGGAGAGCCTGAGGAGACCGTGGGCCCTCCGCAAGTGGCCTTGTCGGTGGCCGAGTTTGGACTCATCGGCATCGGGGACGTGAACCCCTTCCTGGCCTCCCACCCTGCATGCCCGGCCTCTGGGCTGCACTCGGAGCCCCTGTCACA GTAA